From the genome of Dermacentor andersoni chromosome 3, qqDerAnde1_hic_scaffold, whole genome shotgun sequence:
GCAAAATTCCATGATAGAGCATCACCTTTAAGAGCTGCATCCCTTCGTTTCCCTGTCGGAGGTTGGGTGGGGATGTCGGGCCTCGTCGTAGAGGCGATGGGGACGACGGAGGACGCGCCAGCGTCGAATGGGTCTGGTGACCTCAGGGCAGGGGAGCACCTGTGCGGAGTAGAGGTGGCATCGGCTTTGTACGGCTCAAAAGACTAGAAGCGGCGAAACCTATGACTGTTGTATGGCTGAGTCGGTTGAAGATGGCTGTAGCTGTCGGAGCGGCTAGCAATGCCATGGCGGTTGGACGATGACACCTAACTGTTGCAATGGCGCGTGACGTGACCACGATGTGTCGTCACTTCTGGTTCGGtgcagctccaccaaattgtcacGGGGATTTACGAGTACACGAAGAAGAGATGAAATGGAATATTACAATAATTGTAGGCAGCTGCTACCGCAGAATGCCTGACAGCATCTCCCGCGGCATGCACCGTCTTCTCTCTCTTCGTGGAGCGAAGTGGTCCTTTAACGGCATGTTAGTTCGCAATGAATCTTAACAATATTGTCAAGGAAAGCTTGGATGCATGCGATTCCTCCATTTCAAATCATTATCTGCTCGAGAGTACAAACACGCTGTTTAGATGATGACACAGGGTTTTTATTTTGCAAGTATTCATAAtatcagagtccttccatgttttttctggtcacgaaactgttgcctcagtttcatatagcgccagcgcccgccgctagaggcgcaaccgtgcatgagagggcatgcgaacgccgctaccgctgtggttgtgtgtggggcagcctcggtattctagctttctcaacttcctcaaccaTCGCTTTAGTTgcacgtaactatttttaacattgaatatAATTAAATTAAtgcctgagcgcgtcttctgccatgatatgagcgcacgggatgaaaaaaaaaaagctgctcataacatggagcttgcggtGGTCtcagaccgaaaaaaaaaagaaagatctggAATTTTAAGAaccagaaccgcgatacgattatgaggcacgccgtagtaggggactcgggattaattttgaccacctgtgatcctttaatatgcacctaaatttaaataaacgggtgttttgcatttcgcccccgtcgaagtgcgtccgctgtacacggcCGGGCGGTCTCGCTCCGGATTTCATCATCACCGCCGTTCGCCTCAACgcttcggtgggctccgctttttaatatttgccttaaattaaacaccgcgcattcgcaacaaaacgccagtggtcccacttatcaccagatgaGTGAGCGCCAGTGCTCCAttgcgcatagcgccagattgttcgccgagcacagctgttcagtttctgttaaactgtggcagagaaggactctgactgtgggcagtatcttataaggagatcaaaagaatgacattgttattgcaaagggctgctgCCGTAGtatacttaatgacaaagaaaagggaACTGAGCTGCTCCGTGCGCTTAAGATCTCTTGCAAaacgatgccatttctgaataagatttaggtaggattaatgaaAGAcgaacttcgctactaaatgtctagGGTGCGGCTTTTAACAATAGATTAAGGCGAACCTGAAGTGTTAGGacctgcacagttgaaactagctgtaattaggcaattgccttagcaagcagtcgtttagaagcgtcagtaagcccagcacttattcacgctgctcgtggtttcgacgcagaaacgacgagactaggtattttggttcttaattcgcaactatttacaatatgttaaaatgTTGCAATCACCGGTCCTGAAATTCTTATCATggtcgaaaaatgaaaaaaaaaaaaaactttataattcgattaagaaaagaaacacaacgtgttggtgcaaaaacaacatacaagcacgatcatttatttatcatgtaaaataagcggagcgaaatacagatagcacagaggcgtccggtcataaatggtccaccattcacaatgcgagaagtttgttaaaagcatggcACTGATATAATACGCATAAAGAAATAAGATCAAACTTGAGAGGTATGCAttggggggcaggaaacaaacaccagcaaacgaatggcaataaatacagaatgcatagtcaattgtttctataaacaagaaagtgtaaagcataagcatttcataacacacgGCTAAACAACTCtcaaacgaacacaagtagccacatcacaaatacagcaatttTTTTAAATGGCTTGATAGAGATACCACCTttctacttcttcagctgttacttaaACATGCAAACACAACTTGCTCAGCAAATCATAATGCAAATGTAGCTAACAGTGTGCTAATAACCTTCTACTTATAGCAGCTTATAGACTTAAAAGTACGTGCAATTGAAGAATTGTAGCCCATCAATAGCCAAGACTAAACAACAATggaaaataaacaatgcatattattctgttttaacacttgcatttaaaggaaTTTAATGCTATACCTTTCATAGATGGTCAGGGTAAGGGCGCTATTGCTGTGAACTACTCTATCCTGGTATAACACAAATTGAGGTTGCAACAAAGCATAAAGCAAATGTGTTTTTGTCATCAATGCCCTGATAAGATCTCGCAACACCGTTGTTCTCCTTCATCATCAGCATTGCAATTTTTTGTAAGTGGTCACCTTTACACGATAATCGTGATACCTACTGAGTCCCTTTAACTGGTACCGCTTCAACTGGTTGGTTTTCTACCACCCCCTGCTGGACATGAAGCTCGCCCGTTTGCTTGCATTTGCTGTGTAAGCGGGTCTTAAGAAAAAACTGAACTACTTCTGCAGTGGTGCTTACAAAGTGCGATTTGCAGCCGACAGCGGCTGTAGTAGTACGACTGTCCATCAAAACATTCTCCACAATATTAACGTACACATCAGAACAGGCAATTTTGTCAACTGTGCACACTTCCAAATGATCTTCCACAATTTGGAGGAGAGCGACTAGCTGGCTGGAAGGCACTTGTGGACCACCTTTGAATTTGGCAAGAATCAGGTCAGTTGCCACTCGTTCAAAACCTCTCATTGTTCTTACACAGCTTGAGCAGCTCAATGAAGAAAACTTTTTTGCGACATAGCCAGCAAGGTAATCCATTATGCATTCTTTTGGGGACTGCTGATGGCAGAGAACTGAAGCCTCCTCCGCCGTTTCTGCAGGTTCCAAGAGAACTTCATCCAGAAGAATAGCCAAAGAACCAGCCTGAAATACAAATACCATATTGTTGGTGTGCTCAACAGCccacacacaatgcaacaaatttactGGATGCCTTGTATTATTATACAGCTTTACCATGGCAACCACAACTAGCCTTTATCAAAAATAGGCATGGCTTTTCTAAATCAACAGCTGCAAAAGCATCCATTCTTGATATGCATGCATTGCACAGTGTCCTACCATACATGCGATGCCCATACAGCTTAATGTGGCCAGAAATGAAGGAACTTGCACATAATTCTATGCAAAACAAGAACTGTGACATGTACACTTAGTTAAGGAAATAAAAAGGCCTGCTTGATTTCATTCTGTTCAGGAAACATTGCTCCAAATATATTGTTGCTCACATGACAGGCCCCAGTAGGTTTTTCTTTGTTGAATAAATCTTGCAGCTTGAGGAGCAGTTGTGGACCATCTCCAGCTACTGAGGAACGCTTGGGCGGCTGGACAAGATTCTTCACAGAAAGCATCCTATATATAAATAGGAATTGCTGGACTGTTGACTGTCCTCCATCACCGGCAACATGTCTGACAATGCGAAAAAATCTCTGAAACGAAAAATGCGTTGTTATTTACCTAGTTGCATGCGGGAAGATGCACTTGTTTACCTCTAATGGGTCTTGTCCAAACTTTCCCGCTAGTACATAGCGAAAACCTGCTTTAAGAAGGTTCTCAGCAAGAGATATAATACTGAGCAGGGTTACTCTTAGAGCCTCGCATGTCGGCTTGCTCAAAAAGCAAATTTGCCTCTGCTTCGGCAGACTTTCTATGTAGTTGCAGCAGCTGTCGAGCCATGCAACGCTCTCTTTCAGTGTTTGTAAAGTAATAAAGTATTTAGCAAGAAATCAGAGATATGTGTGAGGCCAAACGAGTAATTCTTACAGCAACATGTTCAGCTTCATTGTACTGCACATGCTCAGGCCTCCGAGAGTTCAAGCAGTCAAATAATTTGTTCATTCTCCTGGTGAATTCATATGTTGCTGCACACCCATGGAGCTTCGTGCATGCTTCCTGCTCACTGTAGAATTTCATCGCTGTAGCTGTGGATTCACTGAACAACTGGAAATAAAAAATTTTTCTTGTCACAGTTCTTTGTGGGTAATGTGCAAAAGCATGTCCTAATAGCACCTGAACATAAGGTACCTTACCTGAACAGCAAGTTTGACGCTCATTTTCTGGAAAGCATTTGGGTATATATGTGCCTTTGTGAGCTTTGGCACAGCACGCAGTCCAGATTGCTGCTCTTCATATTGTAGGAGTTCTGCATAATGATGATGAAATACTTCCTGGCCTTGTGGGAGCTGTAGGAAAAAGGAAAAATTACTTCTGATAAAACCATACGAGCGTGTATCTAACAGGAACAAAAATTCTTTCACTTACCAGAAACTTCCCAGCTTTCAGCAGGTTGTTTCTAATACACTTAAATATGTGCGGTGGGTCAATGACAGTATAAATCATCCTAGAGGGCTCACATGGGTGCTGAAATGACACCTGTTTGTCTCTGATGTCGCCACGAATGCCTGCAAAGAAATGTGCGACTAATCAAATTAAGTCTTCCTGGCTGGCCTGCAGCACAAGTCGTATGTTATTTAATACTCACCTAGGGACCTCAAGGCTGACCGATTGGTTGTCGAATTATCACATGTCACTGCATCATTAACCGCTCCAGAATTTGACAAGTGTACAATACATTGCAGTAAAAGCTTCGCAAGTACTGCTCCAGGGGTGGCGCTCGATGCGCAGAGAGTTCCCACAGTTTGTGACCATCCATGCAAGAAGGGTCGAAACAGGAAGACCAACACGTGATCACCATTTTTTTCATGGTCTCCTGGCCTGGTGTGTTCACCAAAGTCAACTTTTCCAAGGACTTTCATGTCAGACTCTCTGACGTGCAGGCTTTTCCTGACACTCATTTCGTCGAACATGAGCACAcctgaaaaagaaattgtcatttGAATCATTTCAGAAAGGCACAAGCACAACATGCAGTTTAAGAGATGCGCTTTCcaacttcgtctttctctttcaGGGGAAGTCAGCAGCTTTTCCTTCAGCATGGTAAATATGTGTGCATCAAACCCAAAATCAGCTTTCAAGTTCTTCATGTAGCCGTACAGTGTGCGTGGGTTCGGCAGGGGCAGAAAGTTATTTTCTTGAAGATATGTGTATACAGAGGTCGACTTAATCTTCAAGAGAAGGCAGTCATACAGCCAGTCTTTCTTATACCTGGCGAGGAAAGGGTGCAAATTTCATTCACATGCTCAAGCATGCTACCAGAGTCATTCCTGATGCTACCAAGCATAAACACACTGATGTGAACCAAGGCTATCTGTATGCCAAGAGGTGATGTGAGCAGGCATAATGCACTGTGCTTATCATGCAAACCATGTCAACGTGCAGGCAaacattctctaaaagagagcAGACCACTACAAATAACACAGAGCTGTGGTGCATTGTCAATATGGAACAACGAATAATCAAGCAAATATGTGTGCATGCATTCCCAAGTTCTAACTAAAATGTGTAATAGTACCCAGTGCATAATAACAATCATTCAGCATCTGTTAATAAACATGCTCCAGAGAATAACATTAAGGTGCTGAGAAAGATGGAAACAGCAAGATCACAGTGCTATGATGGTGTGAATAAGCCGCTCCCAGCAGTCAAGAATTCTACGTTTACCGTAGACAAAAATTGTTGCTACATGGTTCGATACTGTGGAATCAAGCAGAAAAATTGGTATCATTTCTGAGTGGTCTTGTGCATTGATTTGCATTTGAAGGCGACCAACATTCGTTCAAAACACATCAAATACGTAGCTTCCACTGTCCTATGATAGACATGGACATTCGTCTATGTACCTAAAATTAGCACACGAAGACTCCACCACCTTCACGCATACTATATATGTGATGCAGTGCATCGAACTTACCGGACAGCTCGAGCAGACTTTGCGCTCGCCTTCATCACACACTGATCAATAATCAATTTCTCGCGATCTGAAAGGCTTTGAAGGTTCTGCTGTTGCCGTTTGTACTTGGCAGACTGCAATCGGAATTTGGCAAGttttccttggcattgttgaagCTGCTGTTTCGCGGCTCGAAGCTGGCGCCTCAACGTCTGCACTTCAGCACAACTGGCACAGCCAATCACGCGGTCTGTTTGAGAAGCCGAGTCCGTGTGGTGGTTTTCCACCGGGTCACTGAGCGCCAAgtctgtaaaagaaaaagaacgaagttATGTAGTTCGACATTTTGCAGGCTAGAGCCTGCAAATGACCGATGCCCTTCAAACTGACGGCAAGAAGTCAGCAATTTATGGGTGCAATCATAAAGCAAAAGAGTAAGCCACACCTGATGGCGCGGACGTAAACAGGACTAACATACCGTCATTCCCTGATGCAGCATCGGTCCAGTCTGAACACGGCGTCGGCGATGATCGGCGCTCTTCAACCGTACCCGACAACTCACGAGGTCGTTTGCGTGAGGGTCGAACTGTCGATGAGCGGGACCGAGGTTTGGGCTTCGTCAGGTACGCTGGAAGGCCTTCAAAAATCCTTGGAACGGCGTTAGTCTTAAGCGTCGGCTTCTCACGCTCCAGGGACACGTCGTCGCCGTTGATGTTGAAATTGTACGCAGTGACGATGTCCGAGGCGTCAAAGTGTTTCGCGCACACACGCGTATACTTCGATTCGAAATTAAAACCGCCACTTTCCTGCCGCGGTATGGCCCGCTTCCATTTCTCGCGCTGCTCCTTGTTATTAGGTAAACAGAACAACGACACCTTTTCGGTCGTGCCCTTGTAGCCGGAACGGCACCCCGGCAcgcaacacgtgttcggcatcgttgtcccaccccgccacttcaacCAAACAGCCCAACACTCGAAAAATAGcacagcacatgcacagaacgcacccgatcagtcagctcgcctcgcactgcgcacatagaataaagaacaactttagagaagggaaactgtaccttccacagtggttcgaaaataagaagcggcagcgcatggaacttagtagggggcccgacagatggcgctacttaaacaggaagcggaaatgtttttttttttttagtacaacattcaatatggccgttttataccggtgccgtacgctgggtacgcgccgtgctcgcctcgctggctttgcggcatgcctcagctgccgcgttttaatggccaggagactaaagagcctctactgacgcccatacaaacaagccacaagtgagtgaacaggacgtgcgactttattggcagaagaaaagcagtgcaccttctcatacaagatcagaaataaaatttgcatgtcgagatgcgtaaactgctcactttcgtcgccgcacatggcgatctggtaacgagcgacaatcagtagcgcaagcaaactgggcagtgcaccacctgtttgcattaacagtcgccgtaacttacattgcgaagcaatcgggtgacgcaaggcatctgctgccgcaaccaacacagcgacatggactaaacggcattttagcgttcccgcctttccaacctgcacgtttctttttgttctttcgggggccgctaatgtgtaactcattgttggtgccccacattctcaatgtgggcatcaccattttgcagccacttttgcaggcctttccacctatgtggctatcaacttcggaccacgtaataacgtgtgctgtctccgctcacggcacatcacggccgatgaaggcccacaagcataatttgccggcggctgcagcGAGAAATGTtgaatggggagagcaccaattacggtgcatgtaaattgggagtctttgtcgctgtgtggactgcaggagcagatggttacctcgggagactgttgcccatgcagctaaccaggtcgccacatcgaagaaacataacacggcgaccattatcaatcaccgcataaggttcagacaatacactgtacattggctaagatccatatgacaacagtgggcattcacgcactacaaattgcatacagcttattcagctatacgacttcaggcacagtgcttgcctacgtcgcacatggtggtctagtaacgagtgacaaccagcagcacaagcagattggtcagtgccccacctgtttacactgacagtcaccataacttgtactgcgaatcaatcgggtgacgcaggcacctgctgccatagccaacacagcgacatgaactacccggcatcctagtgttacctcctttcctacatgcacgtttctttttgttctttcggtggccactaatgtgttgctcacacttggggccccacctgctctcaatatggatgtggtctgttttgtgggaatcgccatttcgcagccacttttacaggcctttccacccatgtggatatcaacttcatacacttcaaaccatgtaatcatgtatgatagtctctgttcacgccaaatcatggccaaagaaggccacaagcacgctttacccacggctgcagcaggaaaggacaaacagggagcaccaatcacactacatgtaaacagggagtttgtgtcactgtgtggactgcaggagcaggtgctttacctcgagaggccattggccaatacaactgaacaggctgccacattccagaaatgtaacacggcaaccatgaccaagtgggacaacattgaaacaagattatgcaatcaaatcacttcagcatactctaacataatgctcaatctatacattggcactatgcattggctacgatctacatgacaacagtgagcatacacgcacacgggttgcTTGAGGCACATTCAACCatccgactgtaggcatagtgcttgccttcgtcgcacactgcagtctggtaacaagcaacaaccagcagcgcaagcagattggacagtgtgtcccccatgtttgcaccgacagtcggcgttgaatatgagcagcttgcattgcgaagcaatcgggtgacgcaagcatctgctgccacagccaacagtGACATGGAGTGCCCGccattttagcgttaccgcctttccaacctgcatgtttctttttgttcttttgcatgccactaatgtgtaactcacacttggtcccccacattctctatatatgggcatggtcggttttgtgaacatcactattttgcagtcacttttgcaggcctttccacacatgtggatatcaacttcatgcacttagaaccatgtaattatatatgagagtctccgttgacgccaaatcatggccgaggaagactacaagcaaaatttgcacacggcagcagcaggaaaggacggaacggggagcaccaaccacggtgtgcgtgtaaattcgcagtctatgtcactgtgcggactgtaggagcaggtgcttgcctcgagagactgtttcccaatgcaactgaccaggctcccacatatgagaaacgtaacacggtgacaagtaccaagtcggacagcgccgaaaccagattctgcaatcaatcacttcaatgtagcttgcacaaaaacacaggctgtcgagcaagaatagcaatcctgaatgaggctaggaattcaatatgggaatgagaaagcttgcattcaagaaagaagccaatctaccttgcaagcattgaaagccaaaaacattaacaaaagttaaatgctacatagcacacagtgtaaaggttaatgcaagacacacgccaatgctgcatcagctagaaagaactgctacagatatgttatgctactatacactgactggcattaagtatgagcaaagaatcggttgacctttattgtttgtatgaggaataggaatgatctctaacaaaagtgtggaatgaaaaagcttgcattcattgaaacaaaattatacttggcaagaactggcaaggccaggaagctcactaaggaagggcaagctgacagaacactcttagccagcgtcatctgtgcttgttcagaggttgcaggtacatctgaagacaaataatttttgttgttgaggtacctggatgactcggccaatatccgtgctggtggaatgatggcgtaggctcttttcactcttgaaacagtcgtccgtagacttgatatctcatccaaataattctggaatggcttccttgtttgtggtcttgcgaattcagctccagccccttcctgttggtgtagatgggggctcccgtgatgaccaagatgtacttggcacagactctgttggggcaaaacaatggcacatgagatacagcagagattatccaaactcatgtagtgttttcttttatgttcgaactaattatgctgaactgtaaacatgaacaaatgttcatatcatctgctacaaacaactgacatgtatctcaagactagcaagtcaatacagcatatatcaagcatatttatttctgaaccaggtgttgtttaccttgtagtagcagccaaagtccacacaaagaccttgttgtagcaggcagcagcttctgtttagtgcatggagtgtgttgctttatactggtgccatcctcattactgcatgtctggaacagaaattttgactgcatcagaaattgaataagcacaattttgcaatataaaatgcgtaaaggtgcgacatatacattgcaatggtttgtgactacaaaacacatgcaaatgtacactgtttgttctagggtgcttaagcagcatggtaaataaatatggttactctccgtaaaattgatgtctgcgtaactacaatgcatgtcaacagcttaagtattattaagatcacaaataagtacatttgtgcgctcgtttatacactagaagagatcacactgctgatttcacaagcaaatagatgaaagacatgaagctattagaaatgatgcattctttttgtgcatgaacgtgatgcaccgcttcgctactgcaaaaatagatgtcctgaggtaagccaaactgaacagcaagaacatttggaaccaacaggtacgaaatatgggtgaattatcatgtgtgcaactgtttaatacattaaattcagtactttagcttcagtttatcaaaaggttattcggttctgtgaacgaaagaagttgccggtggactcgaaaaaaaaaatatattgataaggcaactcagtcacttatggctacggctacaacgagatgaaaaatgtgacgcgcgttccgatatcgtttctctttcgtgaatgtgtgtataatgatggcctcgcaactgaaagtttatttcggaaacagtaacggagggtcctgactgcccttatgcaatgcagcatctagttcgttaagttaacgagacgaataaatgacatagcgattgaagcagtgatgttaaacgactcaccggtattgctgtccccagttgcagcaggacccggctcccatttcgatgcagacgtgttccacatggctcacgactgaaacctagctttcaggcttacaccccaaattaaataacgcgagacatctaAGCGCAGTGaactggtgttagcacaaaataaccaaccaatgtacgaaccaaggaatccgtacctgccgcgcacgtgaaaataccggtaaaaattttaaatccaggccagaggtcacgtgggaggtcgatgatgctgaacgctattttgcgtttaaaatgacaaaaaacaacaaagttggtaatgaaaagtacaatgtaaaattaggaattataattttgtagtcTTTATCATGCAATAAGAACGCTTCCTTAattgttgaagaaagtttgtaggttaaaattgcgcttactacggcgcctctagcgggagataatgtgctcaacggggaacctttttaattggtgtactatgcctgtttctttagcagcgccgcgcggtcgattttttcgccctctgtggccatttgttgaacttgagagtgtgcggggcctgctgCGCACGCGttcggtacgcgaacgatgccctctgtggcacagtggcgccgcatcgcggcacctttgggcagcatatgaacctctcccatagcgtgacggcggagtttcgtgaccagaaaaacatggaaggactttGATAATATTGTCCTCAACAAGTGTTCCTTTTGGTCATGCACATTTATTTCCATCACATACATCGTCAAAGCATAACTGAGTCTAACTGTTAATAATTCGAATCTGGCTAATCCGCAAGCGAAATAGGATCCAGCACttgatgtcatcatcatcgtcatcatcatcttaataatatatggggttttacgtgccaaaaccactttctgattatgaggcacgccgtagtgggggactccggaaattttgaccacctggggttctttaacgtgcacctaaatctaagtacacgggtgttttcgcatttcgcccccaacgaaatgcggccgccgtggccgggatcatcatcatcatcatcagcctgtttatgcccactgcatgccaaaggcctctcccatacttctccaactaccccggtcatgtactaattgtggccatggtgtccctgcaagcttcttaatctcattagCGCACCTTACTTTCTAccaccccctactacgctttccttccttggaatccagtccgtaacccttactgacccggttatcttccctcctcattaatgccgtgcccgtgcccatttcctttccttgatttcaactaagttgtcattacctcacgtttgttcccttgcgcaatctgctctcttcttatccccttaacgttacacccatcattcttctttccatagctcgtcgcgtcgtccttaatttaagtagaacccttttcgtcagcctccaggtttcttccccgtaggtgagtactaatAAGGCACAGATGTTATACACTttactcttgagggataatggcatcctgctgttcatgcctgccaaacgcaccccagtgctttcttattcttctgattatttcagtctcatgatccgtatacgcggtcactatctgccctaagcaGATTTATTCCATTACTAATTCGagtgcctcgcaacctatcgtaagCTGCGGTTCTCTTAGGAGATtgtaaaacattactttagttttctgcagattaatttttag
Proteins encoded in this window:
- the LOC140216808 gene encoding uncharacterized protein, yielding MPNTCCVPGCRSGYKGTTEKVSLFCLPNNKEQREKWKRAIPRQESGGFNFESKYTRVCAKHFDASDIVTAYNFNINGDDVSLEREKPTLKTNAVPRIFEGLPAYLTKPKPRSRSSTVRPSRKRPRELSGTVEERRSSPTPCSDWTDAASGNDDLALSDPVENHHTDSASQTDRVIGCASCAEVQTLRRQLRAAKQQLQQCQGKLAKFRLQSAKYKRQQQNLQSLSDREKLIIDQCVMKASAKSARAVRCAHVRRNECQEKPARQRV